The genome window AAGGCTGGAATGACCCCTCCCGCTACACTAGCCCCGATAGCCTCAATGAACCGTAGCCGGATACTCTTCGTCGGCATCGCGTTGCTTGCAGCCATTGCGCTGTTCCTGCCCCGGCAGGCAAGCGCGCAAGGCGAAGTGCTTACGCCATTGCAGGCGCGTCCTGTGCCCGAAGCTGTCCGCGCCATGCAGAAGGCCGATGGGCTCAACGAGCACTTCATCTACCTCTACGACCCCCAGACCTTGCCCATCGTCGATGATTTCTCCATCGACCGCACCCGCAAGCGATGGGCACAGGCCACGGATCCCGGCGTCACGCTCGAAGAGACCATCTACCGTTTGGAAGTGGCCGGCGTGAGCACATGGGACATGGTCTTCAGCGACGACACCACCTTCACCTACCTCACCGATATGGATCCCGTGCCGCCGGTGACCACGCGCACACCGCTTGCGCCGACCACGGTCCTCGTGCGCGATGTCACGGTCTATCCGCCTACGGACCTCGTCGTGGAAGCCTGGCCGGCCTACAACATCTTCGATACGATCCAGAGCCCGTCGCCCGACATCCTCTTCCTCACCAGCCCGGAGCTGATCCAGGATTCGCTCCTGGTCTATGAGGTTCCCGCCGATACGCGCACCTACATCAACCCGGATAACAGCGTGCGCCCGCTGATCCTTTGGGAGGATGACGATGTTTACATCAACGGCAACTATCCCATTGAGCCCCCAACGATCGGCGTGGCCACCTTCGATGGATTGGCGCGCACGGGGTACCCGTACAACTACGATCAATTCACGGCTTACGGCATCGCTGATCACCTCACCTCGGTTGACATCGACCTCTCCGCCTTCGGACCAGAGGACTCCCTTTACGTGAGCTTCTTCTACCAGCCCCAGGGCCTCAGCGGCGACAATGCCGTGCAGCCGCTGGACAGCCTTGTGCTCGAGTTCTGGGCGCCCCAATTGCAGTACTGGAGCCGTGTTTGGAGCACGCCGTATGTTCCGTTTCAGGATTTCCAGCAAGTGCTGGTGCCCATCAAGCTCGCACAGTTCTTCCACGAAGGCTTCAAGTTCCGCTTCCTCAACTATGGCACCCTGAGCGGCTCCTATGACCACTGGCACCTCGATTACGTGCGCCTTGATCAACAGCGCAGCTTCGACGATACGCGCCTGATCGATGTGGCCTACATGTACCCGGAGACCAGTTTGCTGCAGACCTACACCAGCGTCACGTTCGAGAAGTTCGCTGAGGCGCCTTCGACCTACATGGCACAGAGCATCACCGCCTTGCAGCGGAACTTGGACACCGAGGACCGATTCATCACCTACGGCATGCTCGCCCGCGAGGAGAACGGCAATGGGCCGGTGGCATTCAGCAATGGGCTCAACTCCAGCGGCAACGCCAGTTCCATCTTCCCGAGCGACCATCCCATCGCAGCCGCACCGAACAACTTCGTGTACGACCCCACCCTCAGCACCGATGCCGCCTTCTGGCGCGTGAAGCTCTGGACCAACACCACGCCCGATATCTGCAAGTACAACGACACGGTCAACTTCGTGCAGGAGATCAGCAACTGCATGGCCTATGACGACGGCAGCGCGGAGATGGGCTATGGCATCACCGCAGCGGGTGCCGCCGCTGCCCTGCGCTTCGATATCAGCGGACAGGACAGCCTGCGCGCCGTGCGCATGTACTTCAATCCGCAAGCGAACGACCCGAACGACTCGCCCAACCCGGAAGAAGGCCGGTTCCTGATCACTGTTTGGAAGAGCCTCAGCCCGGAGGTGATCCAGCACCAGAACTTCACCTTCTCATCGCCCACCTATCGACTCGACGGCATCGACCATTTCGTGGAGATCCCGCTCGACAGCACGATCATGGTCGAGGGCACCATCTATGTGGGCTGGGTGCAGACCAACAACGTGAAGCTCAACGTCGGCTTCGACCGCAACCGCAACAACCAGGACAAGCTCTTCCGCAGGCTCACGCTCAACTTCGGACCGAGCACGCAACAGGGCTCCTTGATGCTGCGACCCGTATTCGTAGCGGCGGTGGATCCCTTCGCGAGCGTGCCGGAAGTTGCGGATGGCCCAGGCATGCTCCTGTTCCCGAACCCGGCCAATGAGGCGGTAATGGCACGGACCAGCTTCCCGGTTGAAGGCGCGCGGCTGCTGATCCATGATGCCATGGGCCGCACCGTGGCGGATGACCGCTTCACGGACGGCCGCTTCGTTGATGTGAGCGCGCTGGCCAGCGGCCTCTACGTGGTGCGGATCGCCCATGCCGATGGCTCACTGATCGCGCAAGAGCGTTTGCTGATCCAGCGCTGATGGATCAGGATCCGATCGAATCGCTCGGCGAAGAGCAAGAGCTGTACGAGCACCATCGCATCGTTTGCGATCCGAAGCAATCGCTGATCCGGCTCGATAAGTTCCTGTTCGATCGCTTGGCGAACACCTCGCGAAGCCGGATCCAGGCCGCTGCGAAGGCCGGCAATGTGCTCGTGAACGAGAAGCCCGCCAAGCCCAGCCAAAAGGTGAAGCCTGGGGATGCCATCAGCATCGTGCTGCCCTATCCGCAGCGCGAAGTGGAATTGCTGCCGGAGGACATTCCGCTCAAGACGCTCTTCGAGGATGAGCACTTGGTGGTGATCGACAAGCCCGCCGGCCTGGTGGTGCATCCGGGCCACGGCAATTGGACCGGCACGCTGGTGAATGCGCTGCTC of Flavobacteriales bacterium contains these proteins:
- a CDS encoding T9SS type A sorting domain-containing protein — its product is MNRSRILFVGIALLAAIALFLPRQASAQGEVLTPLQARPVPEAVRAMQKADGLNEHFIYLYDPQTLPIVDDFSIDRTRKRWAQATDPGVTLEETIYRLEVAGVSTWDMVFSDDTTFTYLTDMDPVPPVTTRTPLAPTTVLVRDVTVYPPTDLVVEAWPAYNIFDTIQSPSPDILFLTSPELIQDSLLVYEVPADTRTYINPDNSVRPLILWEDDDVYINGNYPIEPPTIGVATFDGLARTGYPYNYDQFTAYGIADHLTSVDIDLSAFGPEDSLYVSFFYQPQGLSGDNAVQPLDSLVLEFWAPQLQYWSRVWSTPYVPFQDFQQVLVPIKLAQFFHEGFKFRFLNYGTLSGSYDHWHLDYVRLDQQRSFDDTRLIDVAYMYPETSLLQTYTSVTFEKFAEAPSTYMAQSITALQRNLDTEDRFITYGMLAREENGNGPVAFSNGLNSSGNASSIFPSDHPIAAAPNNFVYDPTLSTDAAFWRVKLWTNTTPDICKYNDTVNFVQEISNCMAYDDGSAEMGYGITAAGAAAALRFDISGQDSLRAVRMYFNPQANDPNDSPNPEEGRFLITVWKSLSPEVIQHQNFTFSSPTYRLDGIDHFVEIPLDSTIMVEGTIYVGWVQTNNVKLNVGFDRNRNNQDKLFRRLTLNFGPSTQQGSLMLRPVFVAAVDPFASVPEVADGPGMLLFPNPANEAVMARTSFPVEGARLLIHDAMGRTVADDRFTDGRFVDVSALASGLYVVRIAHADGSLIAQERLLIQR